Genomic window (Pieris rapae chromosome 4, ilPieRapa1.1, whole genome shotgun sequence):
CCACCTCTCAGATATCCAGAGTGCTTTTGCCGTGGTAGCTTAGCTGGTGTACGGTAAGGTATACCTTACACAGATATGCAATTGAGTCTAAGCCTCCCGCATAACAACAACGCATGACATGTTCCAAATTTGCAACATTCATATAGTTCTCACCTCTGGATGGGAGCTTTTTAGTACCAAACCCTGTTcaacttgaccgtattcaagaAGAGTGGGTTAAATTAGTTGAGGTGGCGTAGGGATTACtgggatttttattttgcaagtAGCGAGTTCTACATTTACCGCAAAGCAGTCGCACCAGTGGCCACCACTGGTGCGACAGCTTTGCTTTCTGCCATGGCTTCCGAAAAGATCTTAAGAAGATGCCAAGACTTtaaggttgtagcgctactATTCTTTTTATGAAGATCGGCAGAAATATTCGCCATAGATACACATAGTAGATAATACTGAGATGCACACAAAATACGTGATGTGACCATGGCAACCCCaatgttttgattttagtACTTTTTGTTAACGAAAAACTAAAAGTGAGAATTTGAATTTTCgtgtaattaattgaaaaattatttgttttagaatattcacaaatattttattatgtataaataatgggttttaaaacagatttatctcttaactgaaaataaaaaatatcaaggtTTAGTTTTTCAAAAGAcgaatgattaaaaaaaactcagcGCTACCCATTTACCACTAAACTcgcattaaaatgtaaaagatATTCAATAGTTTGTTATTGTCCAAGTTAGTGCTGTTAAGCTTAATTAACTGACGTAATCATCTATGAGTACCTCATCGCAATTACGTACCATACGAATCGACACAAAAATTGGTCATTATACGTATTAAATCTTCCTCCACTTATTTGGGATGCTTTAGTGTATGTTAAACGATGCGCTGATGTAATCGCCACAATGAACGATCCGTGGGATGTCAAATGTGTCCGACAATCTGGCCAATATGTATCGTGTCTTAAATTAAATGGTGTACCCCTTCTACCACCGGTTGTAAGTaatgttttcttatattaaaagctATATGTAATACTCCATTGATTATAAGCTGTATAATATCATCTTAAGTATTCAAATTAATCTATAAATGTAAAGACTTAAAGCTTTCTAGTCTGCTTAATTGAAATCAGGTATTGAAGGTTTTGTTAGTAAGgcacataatatgtatgtagatATATGTCTTTCTATTTCTTGAATGCGACATCACtaacttacatatttttaatttacataacagCTGTCCAAGGAATGTCGCAAAGAGATGCAGTATTATAAACTTTTGGCTATAGAGGTTGAGAAAAGAATTCAAGCACTAAAAACATTTGTGCTTGAAAGTGATGACACAGAGTCTACTGAAGACAAGACAGATGCCCCTGAACTTCCTGAATCAGAACAAGATGATATTTCAGCCAatgataaaaaagattttaattataattcaattacaACAAAAGATCTCGAAAAAAGTACCCTACATTTAGAATCTCCAGTCACAGAATTAGAGAGTTTATCTAAGACCCCatcaaaatttacaatagacCTAAGTTTAAGCATTAATGAAAAGAATGGTTTCCAAGATACAAATTCTATTGAAGTTCCAGTCAGAGACTGTGAATGTCCTAATGAATTGGAAAATATTGATTCTAAGATTGATTCTTCTAGAGTAGTTGAGGATAAAGTTGTTTTTAGTGTCAGTGTAAACAAAGAAGATTTAATTGAACCCCTTTCCGTTCATCTTTATGAAGATGATCCTCCATCTCTTTCTGCAAAAAGCTTTACAGGCTCGTTGAACAATATTCATACAGAAAGTAAAGGTAGTGATAGCATTCCACTCTCTCGCCAAAGATCTTACACAATTTTAACACCCAGTCCTATGCTGCTTGCTCATTTAGAAATCCAGTCTTTGAACACTGGAgttgaaataaattctatatCTATGAGTGAGTCCACATCCAACCTTTTTTCTCCAAATAAAAAGCGAAGAAGTTGGGACTTGGAATCTGCAAAAGTAAAGTGGTCATCTATGGCACTTGAATTAAAGCAAAAGAACATAAAGACAGCTAGTAAGAACCAGAAAGATATTACTAAACTAGCTAAAAAGACACCACCATCTACATCAACACACATTAGAGCAAGGTCGCTTACCCAGGAGAGTACAAAACGAGTTGTTAATATCCATAATCTTCCAAACCAATCGGAACCCATAACAAAACCAAAGAAAAGTCAAAGTCCAGTACGAAACACTACTATGATGAGTAAAATTAGTAAAACACCGGTTATGAAAGTGAATCCTAAAGatatagaaaagaaagaaacatCACCAAAACCACTTGTATCAGAGTCAGAAGACCCTGCAACTAGAGTCAGAGaactttatgaaaaaatacaaaaacagcAGCTTGCCCAAATGGCTACTCTAGTggaaaaacagaaaaaagaGCAAATTCTTTTGCAACAAGTTTTTGAAGAGCAgaacaaaatgttatataatcaaCTTCAGACTATTTGCCCAAAACCTCCAAACGACGTTAAGGAAGCATGGGTTGAGAAAACAGAGAGGGGCCCCGTTAGTTTGAACCAACTCATCAATCATAAAAGCTCTTGTGAAAGTCCCGTCCATTCGACTATTACAGATactaataactatttaaatcaTTGTGATAATGTTCTTAAAAAGTCAAGAGACATAACATCAAGTATAAAGAAAGGAAAGGTTTGTGCGGTCAATGAAAAGAGCCCACAAAAACCGACACAGACCGTAAAAAAAAGCCAGTCCCCTGTACGTAGAAATGGAACCTCGAGAAAGCTAACCTACGACACGTCTTCTGACCGTGAATTTGAACTAATATTAACCGACCGCACGAACGATACGATGGCAGATTTAAATGTGACGTTTCCGTCTGACAATAGTGACGAATGTCCTTATACTCCAccgaaaaatactaaaatttacCACAAGAACGTTAGCCCCACAGCGATGCCTCTTGCGGAACCCTGCAAGTCCACTGACAGAGCTATTAAGAGCATGGAAGAAACGATTCATAATTCCATAAAAAGTATGTGTTCCAGAAGAGCGCCAAGTGTTTGCCGGCAGACGACCCCACAAGAGGTAccttatcaataatatttaatatgatagaTCGTAAAAATTTGgtagttaatttattcattaatagcTACAGCtagacaatttatataaatacctaacatatattctaaattaaatttaaaatactctaACAAGTTATCATCATGAAATGTAAACTCAGTCTTCttagcaatttaaaatatctctcTGATGATAATGCTGCTACTGATGATGTTTATTACTTTTGAACACTTCCTATATCTTCCTTCTTCATCTTACTCCTCCATCTTCCTCTACCCTATTTGTATCACTATCCTTGTACATGTACTTCTATCCTTCTCCTCTCGCTCCCGTCCTCTATTTCGATCTTTATTCCATTTAATCGCTGTCCCAAATAATTTGGACCGAATTTATGATCAGCGCGCAGCGGCAACAAAGATCGTGGCGTATGCCAAAGGTTTCCTCGTGCGCAGACTGATGCGCACGGAACGCGTGCAAAGCACCGTTCAGACTATCAAAGACGCGTTGTTATGCGCGCTGCAGTTGCATCAGGATCGCGAGGGTATCAGCGGGGCTGATGTTGATTTACACAGGCGCTTGATTCAGCAGGTAACTCTAAACACGCGTTTTAAGTTTGATTTGCCTAAATCGTTTACAACCTCTATCTGAATTCCATGAGCATGCGTTGGCCTAATGGCTtaagtgtgcgactctcaaccTTGCGTTTGAATGAAGGATGAGCACTAATATAAAGAATTCGAATGCAATCTGAAGCCAAGATCCGTATTGTAGCCGcactagatttttattatttagccaaaagtatttttacacTGTTCTTAATTCGAAAATAAAATCGATCTTGTAGTGTATTCGTTTCATTTTGATAAAGTAAAACATCTTAGCTAAGTGTAAATAGTGCACCTTACTAATTCAGtacttaaaatttagaatAGACAGTATTCGGTAGAGATCATTATACTTCAGTACTAGgtagataaaataatgattgatttattctgaaactataattattatcctGGAATGATGTTCGCAAACTttgcttattaaattaatacgtcacatttgtttattgtaaaaattgcaGAGTAAACCTCATctgttaatgttttaattgtatgatTGGAAACAAAATGTGACTTTCCAGATAACAGCAGCGTGCTACTCTCTCCACGATACATTTATAACGAGCACTGCAACTGAGCGCTGCGCCATGATTTCGGCAGACCGCGGTCGACGACGCTCACTAGCCAACCGGCCACCTATAAGGCAACACCGACCTACGTAAGCATGAGCCAAGTTTACTTTCAATCTCAAATCGTGATTACGATTGCCCAACAAGTAACAAATTCAGAATAAGACGTACATAAATGTTTACTCGGGTTAACTAATATCTATGCGTTGGAGTTTATTAGTTATGGCACGTAACTGCATGTTCTATGAGTAGTTCAGTCctataccaaaaaaaattcagtacACCAGATACAATTACTTAGGATTACATagaatgacaattgacaataaataagttaatacaTACAGGGACCTAATGTCACAAAGTCACTGCGGTGCGTTTCCCGCGCGCAGCAAGCGATCGACGAACGCGTCTCTAATGACTCAATCCAATTAtggtaaaaaagttaaagttaTTTGTGCACGTCGTTGTCTTTTGCTATTTCATAGATCTTTGGTGacgtttttctattatttcttcattaacgtttatgttattttctgctgtttgttattttttaaattctatgttAGCttattcataagaaaatatgGTTGTgctcttttttaatttagctttTCATCAAGATTTTCTGcgaattttgttgttttagcTTTTTTAGACTTAGATATGCATAATATCTCTAAGGaatcataaaatgtattaaaaaataatgcatttattaattatttttcatagcaGTTGATCAGCCTTTACACATAGCGTggttttttaggtctaagactGTAAGACACTGTCTCTAAGTTTACCTTCACAGTACGAACAAGTATTCATTGAGCACATAGAAGCTACGATTTACGTTCCTAGAATAGATATGTTCTAGAAAATCcttctcattttttttttaatattttgaaatctcCGCTACGTAAAACACGCTTCCTATTTTCAATCGACTTCGAAACTTGTGTAACTTCTTCAGCTTATCCCTGTGAATATTATAGTGCAcggtatatacatttatatggtatatacattatatatgttatgttttataataacgatGAGTACCTacatacaatgtttttatttattatttttagctttCTTATTATTACTGGCTGCTTGAAAAAGCTCTCATATATGCGATATGGCTGCCGGCCGCACTTAACCTTCAGATTAATTACCGATTTGttgatttattgtataaataaatgactttACAGAGACTTTTAGCGGCGAAAAGAGCAGCGTACGCCGCTATATGCCGAGCCCGCGACGTCGTCCATGGCGCTGACCTTGTATGCCCGCCTTTATCACGCGATGTTGGCTGCGTGATTA
Coding sequences:
- the LOC110997182 gene encoding uncharacterized protein LOC110997182 isoform X1: MNDPWDVKCVRQSGQYVSCLKLNGVPLLPPVLSKECRKEMQYYKLLAIEVEKRIQALKTFVLESDDTESTEDKTDAPELPESEQDDISANDKKDFNYNSITTKDLEKSTLHLESPVTELESLSKTPSKFTIDLSLSINEKNGFQDTNSIEVPVRDCECPNELENIDSKIDSSRVVEDKVVFSVSVNKEDLIEPLSVHLYEDDPPSLSAKSFTGSLNNIHTESKGSDSIPLSRQRSYTILTPSPMLLAHLEIQSLNTGVEINSISMSESTSNLFSPNKKRRSWDLESAKVKWSSMALELKQKNIKTASKNQKDITKLAKKTPPSTSTHIRARSLTQESTKRVVNIHNLPNQSEPITKPKKSQSPVRNTTMMSKISKTPVMKVNPKDIEKKETSPKPLVSESEDPATRVRELYEKIQKQQLAQMATLVEKQKKEQILLQQVFEEQNKMLYNQLQTICPKPPNDVKEAWVEKTERGPVSLNQLINHKSSCESPVHSTITDTNNYLNHCDNVLKKSRDITSSIKKGKVCAVNEKSPQKPTQTVKKSQSPVRRNGTSRKLTYDTSSDREFELILTDRTNDTMADLNVTFPSDNSDECPYTPPKNTKIYHKNVSPTAMPLAEPCKSTDRAIKSMEETIHNSIKSMCSRRAPSVCRQTTPQERAAATKIVAYAKGFLVRRLMRTERVQSTVQTIKDALLCALQLHQDREGISGADVDLHRRLIQQITAACYSLHDTFITSTATERCAMISADRGRRRSLANRPPIRQHRPTDLMSQSHCGAFPARSKRSTNASLMTQSNYETFSGEKSSVRRYMPSPRRRPWR
- the LOC110997182 gene encoding uncharacterized protein LOC110997182 isoform X2, whose translation is MNDPWDVKCVRQSGQYVSCLKLNGVPLLPPVLSKECRKEMQYYKLLAIEVEKRIQALKTFVLESDDTESTEDKTDAPELPESEQDDISANDKKDFNYNSITTKDLEKSTLHLESPVTELESLSKTPSKFTIDLSLSINEKNGFQDTNSIEVPVRDCECPNELENIDSKIDSSRVVEDKVVFSVSVNKEDLIEPLSVHLYEDDPPSLSAKSFTGSLNNIHTESKGSDSIPLSRQRSYTILTPSPMLLAHLEIQSLNTGVEINSISMSESTSNLFSPNKKRRSWDLESAKVKWSSMALELKQKNIKTASKNQKDITKLAKKTPPSTSTHIRARSLTQESTKRVVNIHNLPNQSEPITKPKKSQSPVRNTTMMSKISKTPVMKVNPKDIEKKETSPKPLVSESEDPATRVRELYEKIQKQQLAQMATLVEKQKKEQILLQQVFEEQNKMLYNQLQTICPKPPNDVKEAWVEKTERGPVSLNQLINHKSSCESPVHSTITDTNNYLNHCDNVLKKSRDITSSIKKGKVCAVNEKSPQKPTQTVKKSQSPVRRNGTSRKLTYDTSSDREFELILTDRTNDTMADLNVTFPSDNSDECPYTPPKNTKIYHKNVSPTAMPLAEPCKSTDRAIKSMEETIHNSIKSMCSRRAPSVCRQTTPQERAAATKIVAYAKGFLVRRLMRTERVQSTVQTIKDALLCALQLHQDREGISGADVDLHRRLIQQITAACYSLHDTFITSTATERCAMISADRGRRRSLANRPPIRQHRPTDF
- the LOC110997182 gene encoding uncharacterized protein LOC110997182 isoform X3, with the protein product MNDPWDVKCVRQSGQYVSCLKLNGVPLLPPVLSKECRKEMQYYKLLAIEVEKRIQALKTFVLESDDTESTEDKTDAPELPESEQDDISANDKKDFNYNSITTKDLEKSTLHLESPVTELESLSKTPSKFTIDLSLSINEKNGFQDTNSIEVPVRDCECPNELENIDSKIDSSRVVEDKVVFSVSVNKEDLIEPLSVHLYEDDPPSLSAKSFTGSLNNIHTESKGSDSIPLSRQRSYTILTPSPMLLAHLEIQSLNTGVEINSISMSESTSNLFSPNKKRRSWDLESAKVKWSSMALELKQKNIKTASKNQKDITKLAKKTPPSTSTHIRARSLTQESTKRVVNIHNLPNQSEPITKPKKSQSPVRNTTMMSKISKTPVMKVNPKDIEKKETSPKPLVSESEDPATRVRELYEKIQKQQLAQMATLVEKQKKEQILLQQVFEEQNKMLYNQLQTICPKPPNDVKEAWVEKTERGPVSLNQLINHKSSCESPVHSTITDTNNYLNHCDNVLKKSRDITSSIKKGKVCAVNEKSPQKPTQTVKKSQSPVRRNGTSRKLTYDTSSDREFELILTDRTNDTMADLNVTFPSDNSDECPYTPPKNTKIYHKNVSPTAMPLAEPCKSTDRAIKSMEETIHNSIKSMCSRRAPSVCRQTTPQEITAACYSLHDTFITSTATERCAMISADRGRRRSLANRPPIRQHRPTDLMSQSHCGAFPARSKRSTNASLMTQSNYETFSGEKSSVRRYMPSPRRRPWR